In Euwallacea fornicatus isolate EFF26 chromosome 23, ASM4011564v1, whole genome shotgun sequence, the DNA window tttctcaaaacacTCAAAATCTAATCATCTTATATATTTCTGGTAAAAAAGCAATCATCAGTATCGTTAAAAAACTACTGGAGTTTAAGGGGAATACTTCAACGCACATTAGAGAAGGGCAAAGTTTATAATGGATTCCATTTTCTTCAAGTTCACAATTTTAACTAATGTTTCCTAAAGCAAAATCCAACACATCAGAAAATTCATAAACCGGCATCCGGATAATACTTCCGTTTCCACTGTTTCTAGACTTCTCGGATTATGGAAAAGATACCCATTAAATTCGGCCCTATAAACCGAGCTCTTGTGCACAAAAGAACCGAAAGAGCTTACAAATGGGAAATTTAATGCGTCGGTGGCTTTATAAGGGAAACAGCCACCCGAATGGCTGCTGGTTTTTCCGATATGTGTTCATATTAATTGAGTTTTCAAGTCATGCAGAATTAAAATGTCCAGTTATTagtcaaaaataatatctgaaCTTTTCCATCTACTTCAACAAGTAATTATATACAAGTTTCCAAAGGCCGCAGTGAAGAGACACCCATTATTATTAACACCCCTACTAAATCGACAAGTATTTTGGACCGATCACAAAATCCCCTCGATTGTTCTATACAGCACGCGTGTTTCGGGGGGTAATTCGAGCCCCCGGAGGCCATCTGTCATTTCGTAGTTACGGTACCGCAGCTCCCTTGTGGATGCATCATGGTGACTAAACGTATTGCTTTTCTGATTAAGAGAGTCCCTTATTCGGATATCAAATAGAATCTgtatctacagggtgattgGATATATATCGCCCTACACTTGCCCATTTTATCAAATAgtgttaaatacaaaaattgtcATATACAACCCAAGGTTATCTCAGGATGGATTTTTCGATATACCAGGTGAGTTAAAAAAGACGAAGTTGcgatatttcaaatgaaagacTTAAAAGTTTATTGGACAACGAGCATAACCTTTGTCTAGAAAATCTTGCGTTATTAGTGCGCGACGAGCTTGGTTTCAGTTGCATGCATGTCCAGCTGATAACGTAGATAAGTAACTCTGTAGCTAAACCAAAATTATCCGGGTAGACGGATAGAACGCTGTGGTTTTATCAGATAACCCCCGCGAAACCCGAACGTCACGCCTCTGGATTTCTATGTTTGAGGTCACTTAAAATCTCAAGTGTATTCGAAACCCATCAACTTCAGGAAAGAACTAATAACGTTAATATGAGGAGCGTGTAAATCCATACGCGAAAATGCGCGAGACACTGGTCGCGCGGTTAATTCGATTTCTTGGCGAAGCAGATTATGTATTCAAAAGGAGGATGGACATTTTGGACGGTTTTTGCATTAAacatatgaatttattttaattaattaaatttcattcatGTTATTTACCTTTAATATGTATTGCGCGATTTTTTTAagagttaataaattttttgcaaaccaagaatatttaatacagtttatgaataattttaaatcagtTGGAAATCGGACCATTagttatataacattttcttaTTGGAAATGAGCTATGCCGTGCGGCTCTGAATTGTAGTTTTTCAGAGAAACAACtataaatttcgtaaaaatgcAATGAAAACTCAATTgaatagtacgtaaacaatgaaaaaacattGTCGACGGGAAACTAGTTTGTTTTAGATTTTGTGTTGACAAAGagtttttcgttaaaaaaaagttagcaAAGGGCGTGGACAATTTAAAGCTCCACAGTACAATCatcccttgaaatattttcctctCGTCATAGAATAATACCCTGAATACATTTAAAGTGTATGTTTTTGACGACAAAGCCAAATTAAACCTGACCGGATATTTATCATTACCGACTTTATGCACAAAGCGCCTTGTTTGCCTTATTACCTAATGGCCAATCTTCCTAATTAAGGAACGGTTCTTAATTTGCTAACAAATACTGTTTTGGACCCtcccaataacaatttttgagCTGTTTAGGTTTGTTATCTCGCTAAATATGAAACGAAATTATGATCGTAATCgtaaaagttcaaaattgTTGATTTGCGCCATATGTAATACATAATTGCTGTTATTTTGTCCTTCACATacaattatttagaaattgaaGACATTACCTAATAGTAATTAtctaaaaaccaattaaatcAGTGTTCATTAGTGCAGCACAAAGTAgagatataaatttatttacatggTGGTCAACTGAATATTTTCTAcactttcttaaatttatgtatttcaTTTTGGTCCGCGACAACTCAAACTTGTTGCCGCGTTACTCTGTATTTCTAAACACCGTTAagtagtgaaaaaaaaattaatttgggcTTGAGCACCTTGTTTAAATAGCTATTATTGTATCAGATGCGCCCTATAATTTATCGTGTAATACATATTTGCGTTTAATATGAAACAGGCCAATTTCGAACCAGCATCACGTCCTCATTTCAATATTACAATGGCTACTGAGAAATTTAAGCTGCCATCCCCATATACCTATGAAGCTCCTCCACCTCCCAAAGAGGATGAAATTTACTACCAGTAAATACTCATATTGgtgtttaaatgaaatattaaaagcaGCGCTTCCAGGCATATTTTTGACTTGAAACTTCAGACGAAAAGCAGTAACCAAGTGTACGGAGTAGCCATTTTTGGCATAGGAAGAGCGGGTAACAAGAGCACAATCAAATCCCCACAAGTTCCCAAGTATTTGAGTTTTTAGGTACCATTCATTTGGCAAATTTGACCTCACTACGACGAGTAAATTTGCTTTATATCGTGGATGACGATACCAAAAAactcgaaaatattaaaaaatactataatATCGACCCAAATGCCACCAAACTTATCACTAGCAAAGACGCAGGTCAGGTTTATAAAGATCCAAAgtaagttttattgaaatccTTATACGACGCAGAATTAAACCGTTTCTGCTCAGAGTGAACTTCGTAGTAATATCATCTCCCACTTACACTCATGAAGCCATTTTGGAGCAATCTCTCACCCATGGCAAAGCAACATTTTGCGAGAAGCCCATAGCGGAAAGCATTGAAAAGACCAAGAAACTCTTCGATTTGGCTAAACAGATGAACTTGATTCTGTTCAGTGCCTTTAACAGGTAATAGAATTTTGTTGAGTTGCCAAGTTACTTCCTACATGTGATATTTTAAGGAGATTTGACTCTTCGTACCAAAACCTCAGGAACAGAGTTCGAGGTGGTGAAGTTGGAAAGATTTTAACTGTCAAAGTTTGCAGTAGAGATTCGCCTTTGCCTACTATAGATTATCTCAGAATTTCTGGTATGTACTCGTTTTCTGACGCATGTAAAGAGATATTCTTTAAATTCTCTCTCATTGAAAAACAGGTGGGATCTTTCATGATTGCGCGGTTCACGACATAGATCAACTCCTCTACTCTCTAGGGGAACTCCCTCTTGAAATCTCTTGCATTGCAAACTCAAACATTCCCGAAATAAAAGCGCTAGGCGACTTTGACACTGTAGCCATCATCATGTCTTTTCCTAGTGGGGCCATAGGCATAATTGATCTAAGCCGGCAATGCTGCTTCGGGTACGATCAGAGACTCGAGGTGTTCGGAGAGAAAGGTATATATtatgataaatttgaaaaaatttaattttattaacaaaattataaacatcACCTCTGGGGGCTCATAAAAGCTGAAAACGCGTCTTGCGAATATTAAGTTTCGCGATTTATGAGTTAATCATGTTCGTTAACTCTGTCgtattgaaagaaattttcctGCGGGAATGCTTGGAAATTCTCCCCACCGGAAGCTCATTTATTAAAGAGGCTTATGGAGTTGCAGATTGGATAAATGTTTGCTTTAACATGAGCATTTTGCATTgtattttaatatcaaaatccCAAAAATGACAACAAGGCACTGTTCATTTGCCTTTAAACTAATGTTTCCGCTAATAAACCAACACCGACTGCCAAAGAGATATAATGTTGCTAAATTATGACTGTTAtccttaaatatttctttcaattatCAAATTCAGTAGGTAGTTTTTACAGGTATGTTGAAAGTAGAGAATCGCTCCCCGGTTGGCACCGTCGAAGCCTTCACTCACAAAAGCATAAAAAGAGCCCCTATAGACTACTCATTCCCATCCAGATACGGCGAAGCTTACAAAAGAGAACTTCTCCATTTTATCGATGTTTTGGATGGCAATGATACCCTTCTCGTCACCCCGGAGGCAAACTTGgcagtttcaaaaattgctaCTGCAGCGGAAGAATCTGCGCGAACTGGAAAAATCATCAGACTTAGCTGGACTAAAGAGGAGTTcattgattgaaaaaaattgaaataaaaattgagtaaTTCTCCAAAGCAAAATCTTTTTGTGGGCCGCGAATCAATATAGCTAGGAGAGGGACCGCGTGCGTGGGAAGCCCCTTAACCTACCCCAAATCCCGGGCCGACCCTTCGACGATGAGGGGTCGGAGTGCACACAAAAGACACCCCCCTTTCTGAATAAATGATGACTCATTCACTTGTAGCTGTACGAATTGATGACTACGCAGTTGCCGGATAATATgaataggattttttttgttcgctCATGTTTTAATAGAATTCGGAGCTGGATTAGACGGTCTGTCTTTTGATTCACTACAGAGTTAGGAGAAGAGGTTTTATTGAATATATGGTGATGAAGGGACTGAGTTATTAAATAGCAAAAAAGGAATTCATGCAagtattgagaaaaaaaaattcggattCAGTTAGgtcaaataagaaaaaaaaatagtcagCTTAATTTGGGAtacaaaggaatttttttttagatcagTTTTggttattgcaaaaattcggTTGAAGAgagttctatttaaataaatgtctctccttcctaaaaaaataaatttgctgaaTAACTAAGAATGATCGaatgaagggaaaaaaatgtaaacgaTCTTTATTATACTTATCAATAGGTCATGGCTAAGGGCAGCTGTAGTGGCATCAAAGAAATTACGAAAAGTGTTATTGAGTTTTCTTACAATCTCTTTCAAAACTGGCAGGGAGTAGTATCGTTTTGGCATTTTAGGGAGGCAGCATTGAATATACAATAAcgagaaaatcaaaataaggCGTTTCCTTACCGGAATACTTGAACAGCATATAATGGAATTGGTATGTCGGATGTTTCTGCAAAGTGGTGGTTTCCATTCGTATTTTAAAGATTGTGCAAAAGTTTTGCTGCAACACTCGGAATACGGACTAGTCAAAGTCATTGCGATAGTATTGTGTCTTCTATGCTCCAATAAGCCCTTAACGGGCACAATGTATTGTgtaagttaattaaatacacccttttcaaaaaagtagttTTGGTTACTATGAAAAGTTCTCGACATTATGGTGGATGGATGTTTTCTACTCTTCGTGTAATTGGtttaagtattaattaaataaaacatatgaAACAATCAAAACCCATAAGTAaatgaatacatttttaagcaGGTTGTTATGTAACTTAGTTGTAGCttcgatattaattttcaagcTGATATAGTATTGTAAGCGCTTTTCTTATTCGATGGGGGCGAGAAAATTTGATAACCTTGAAGGTAAAACCAACGCAAAgtactaaatattaaatccaataaggaatttttctttatcaaCGCGATTTATTTTACGTTAAAGCGAAATGGAAAATCGACAATTTGGCAAGGCAAATAAGCCATAAAACACAATAGTCCCGCAAACTTTAAATCCTCTTAAATCATTGCATCGGATATAAAGTAAAACGCTAATGAACTGAATCCCCGAGGGCTGCTAACGCATCATTTCCTAGCATTAGACAGCCCCtgattaaacaatatttctggAAGAAACGTACCCTTGGCTCCTTCCACTCCCCCCTTCTATTTCTGAAACCTTCGAAATTATAATGCCGCTATAATTTATACCGAGGAACGTCAGGGAGGATAATTTATCCACTTTATGGCATTTCGGTTATTGCTTTTCCGATAAACAACTCGAATGCCGCGAAGAGATACCCCCTTGGAGGGTTTTCTGATAAAACATTATCGTCCCACCTTGTCTGCTCTGCCTGCTTTTGATACGCATATCGACCTTTAATGCTCATTAAATATCAGCTGCTTATTGTAATTCTCTTACTCAATtcgttttagaaaattatgcaaatgacCAGGCCGAACACAAAGGATTAAGACCAACTGGTTCTGGTTTAAAATCATATAGTCGAAATGCATATACTGTCTATATGGGTGGATGCATTCCATTGAACATACGTGTTGAATGGGATGTGTGATTACACCCATAGAACCGGTTATGGGATGAAATTTGGGAGTGTAATGAATGAGATTTTACTGGATTGTTATAATGGGGAGACCTATCTATTTGATCTCTTTAAAGACCCTTGTAGAGGACAGTGAGAATTGTTTGTTGTATATCTGGCTGCCTATGTAAGAATTAGACACCGTGATAAAGTACAACATACGAGGTCAGTTTCAAAAGTTCCGCATCCGAATTTAAGAATCATTAATCTGAAGTTTAccctaatattttcaattagatcgaggtttttttattttatttttcgagaatTCTTATAGTTTGCGGTTAATAACATAGACTTGTCAAGACAAATATTGTTTGTTGCTTTTTAATTCTTAGGGTGGCTTTACTTAATACTTATACAAAGACgtgaaatataatttcatttctttccaACACGTGAGGTTTTGCTGGAAAAGAAGTTTCTGTCCAAAAACTGTTTCATATTTTCACATTATAAGATACTGATTTAGTTAATTTGTAAACTCAATGGATAGATTTTGTTCTATTCgcaaatacataaaaatgatCTATGCTCTTTATCTTTTCCACTTTTGGGCATTTTCCATGCTCTTCATTAACttcatcaaaattatttgggaAACAGTCTAAATAGTTATGCGGAAAGTGCAATTTCATACTTAAGttgcagtaatttttttaaaagattgtTACGAATTCTTGCACTACTATTTGTAACttgtaaatttttcgtttcttgAAAAACTTGTTGCAGCATTTTTAAAAGGAACCTAATCACCACTTTCCACTTGGTTGCGTGATATTCACAAAGTTCTCATATTTCGTTAAATTCCGTATTTTAGGATCAATCTGATTCGCTAAGTTAATCTGGCCACATTGATGCTTTCttagatataaaaatttttacattaaaaatatagcaGAAACAGACGCCGTGCTTGTTAGGGGTGTTTACAAACTGTTTCATAAAGTCCATCTTTCGGTGTTCGGAAGGCAGTAAACTTTCCTTAATGAACCAAGCTTCCTACATCTTTCTCTCCCTGAATCATTTTCTCTTCTAGCAGGCATATCTGTTGTGGTCCAGTATTTATCGCAAGCCTTTCTGTTTTATTCACAAAGAAAGTACGGCATCTTTGTGAATCTTGTCTGTTGTTCCAAAACAATATTAACTATTTATGATCGCTACATATCGATTACTTGTGCTGCTCATATTTTCTATTAGACTAGTGTTTCCAGGTTATCGTACATTTTCTTTATCTGAGCAGCGAGAACAGAACTCAATATGTTTCGTTTTATGTAGTAAAACGTTTTTTAGTCTAGCTCTTTGAAGAGTTAGCAAACAAACATTCGGCGGTTATACATATGCCGgaaaccaaatttaatataaaattgtcaaCATTAGTACAATAAaccaagaattttttttgtaagatACCTGAAGATTTCTCTACTTTCTCGTGGTTTGTGTATCTGCATattgaatcatttttttattatttcgatCGTTTAGAGAGCACCTTTAAAACTAATAGCCAACTGTAAAATGctttataatataattatagTAAGTTGtagtaaaaagtaaattgCTTCCTTTGAATCGATTGAACCTCATGACGCCAAGCCTTTGCTTGTcggaatatttcaacaaaatttaacacatttatctaaattttgaCGCGATAGGCAAAAATCGatactatttttaaattctgcatATATTAATGATCTGAAAGCGATAGTGGACCTTTCATAGATCTTATAAGACACACCTTGTACAACGTCTCGTGTCAGTGACATTGACATAAAATCAAATGTCATACAGTGATGACAGTACtaccaataaaaaaaggaGGGGAGAGGATTGCAATTAGCTGTTAACGATTAGCTCTGCGTTTTGGGGGGATGAATTTAACCATTCGAAATTCCTAAATTATCGCTCGTGAATTACACCATCTTGTGAACATCAGAGGGATAAATCAATGCTGGGTGGTTAATAAGCAATGCGACTATACCCTGTTACACCTGCAATATGCAACGACATTTGCGTTTAGAAATATTCCGAAGAACGAGGAAAAACAAAACGCAAAACCATCAATGCGACAAATGCCGGGGAACGGCGCATACCGACGACAAATGTGCGCCGCGACGCCGGCAGACGCAGTCGTGAATATATCGTCGTCTCAGTCGCACCCCTCGGGCCCCAGCAAGTGTTATTGACTTTGCCCTGTTGAGCCCCATTCGGTTTTTTCGCTTGTTCATTTGGTccggaaaaaatcaaaatcgcaTGGCGATTTTAAGGTAAGAATTCCATCTTTACAGTTAGAGACCACCAACCACCCTCATTAGTTTTCATAAGGTGAATACGTATGTTTATCCCGACATTTCTTTGTTTTGATTTCACCCGCCTTTCGCGCATCTTGCCGGTGAATGAAGCTGCCTTTATTCATCCTGCTCCAGGGATAAATTGCGTCACGTCACGCTCCATTTGGATGCTGGAAAGGATTCGATTTTCTCAAAGAATTCTTATTTCTCTATCTAGAGACATATAGAGCAGGATTTCCCAATTAACTGTGAGTTTCAGAAACGACtgagaattttcgaaaaacacaCACTTCGTGCCGTTCGTGCCATCTATTGCTAAGAATAATGGTGATGATTGCGGAAACGCTAATAGGGATGATTTGTCCTCAAATTCATTAGTGACGTTTTGAGAACGATTTATGTTATCGAATTCAAAACTGACTTACTTCGGCATACTAAAACATGTACACTGATCCTGTCTGAATTACAATAGCTGCTTAGATAGATAAATTCTCAGCATAAGCCTCGTAAATGCAGGTAGCGCTTCTCTAAATAATTACCGGTGCGTTCCGTTCCTTCCGCTTCCTAGAATGTGGATAAAGCTCTAATGCctacatatttaattaactatTTCCCGGTTCATCAGTCCATTTCCTGAACAAAATTTGAGCGGAGTTTACATTTCCAGGGAGGAAAGAAAACAAGTCAAAATCAGTTCAGGATTCTGGGATATTGTAAAAGAAAGCCAGGTCATTGTTCTTTACTAGgaagttgtaaattttctttcgcAATCTAAACTTGTCGCAAAGATGGGGAATTTTGTCACTACCTTTAAAGTCGTGTGATCCTGAAATTAAGACAATGTAGTACAGGGtatcattttcattatacacTTTCAGGTGGAACTATAAGTAGGTGTTGATTAAACATATTGATGTCGTCTCAAATcgtttttatcgaaattacctttttgaccttatttaataacaatgtACAAAGTGTTCgatagaaaaacgaaaaaacttttcaaaacataatcattttcaaaatgtaaaaaccAGTTTTACCTCGCTGCCTcgtggaaatatttattaatttaggtTTATCGAATATAACTGCGTTCCACAATTCACCtccgaaatgaaaattgtacGCGAAAATACCTATTTACATGCCAAATCTAAAATGGAGgttgcaaacaaaaattttgctttgaGCTTAATTCATCATAATCGCAGCAAAACCACACAGAAGCCCTTTCGCACCACAATTCAGGAGAGGCCACAGTAATTAAGCCCCCCTTTTGAGAGCTAACAGGAGACATTATCTCTACTGATGATGATGGACTTTGATGTAAGCATGTTGTTTTAGGTTTCATGTCAAAGCCAACATTGCAGGATTTACGTGGTTAAAACTTAAATCTCAGTTTTGggattttatttgtt includes these proteins:
- the LOC136346545 gene encoding myo-inositol 2-dehydrogenase-like, whose protein sequence is MATEKFKLPSPYTYEAPPPPKEDEIYYQHIFDLKLQTKSSNQVYGVAIFGIGRAGTIHLANLTSLRRVNLLYIVDDDTKKLENIKKYYNIDPNATKLITSKDAGQVYKDPKVNFVVISSPTYTHEAILEQSLTHGKATFCEKPIAESIEKTKKLFDLAKQMNLILFSAFNRRFDSSYQNLRNRVRGGEVGKILTVKVCSRDSPLPTIDYLRISGGIFHDCAVHDIDQLLYSLGELPLEISCIANSNIPEIKALGDFDTVAIIMSFPSGAIGIIDLSRQCCFGYDQRLEVFGEKGMLKVENRSPVGTVEAFTHKSIKRAPIDYSFPSRYGEAYKRELLHFIDVLDGNDTLLVTPEANLAVSKIATAAEESARTGKIIRLSWTKEEFID